A section of the Leptospira terpstrae serovar Hualin str. LT 11-33 = ATCC 700639 genome encodes:
- the bfr gene encoding bacterioferritin produces the protein MKGKKEVIDILAEVLTAELTAINQYFIHAKLCKNWGYLELADYLRKESIEEMKHADEIIERILYFDGIPDLQKYSKINVGQSVPEMLDHDLQLEYGAVERLNRGIDICVAAKDNGTRELLEKILVSEEEHIDWIETQKSIIESISIQNYLAQKLGDSE, from the coding sequence ATGAAGGGAAAGAAAGAAGTAATCGACATTTTAGCGGAAGTTCTTACCGCAGAACTAACAGCCATCAATCAGTATTTTATTCATGCAAAACTCTGTAAAAACTGGGGATATTTGGAACTTGCGGACTACCTCAGAAAAGAATCCATCGAAGAAATGAAACATGCAGACGAAATCATAGAAAGGATTTTGTACTTTGATGGAATTCCAGACTTGCAAAAATACTCAAAAATCAACGTAGGTCAATCTGTTCCAGAAATGTTGGATCACGATTTACAGTTGGAATATGGAGCTGTAGAAAGACTCAACCGAGGCATCGATATTTGTGTCGCTGCAAAAGACAATGGAACCAGAGAACTGCTAGAAAAAATCTTAGTTTCTGAAGAAGAACACATTGATTGGATCGAAACTCAAAAATCCATTATTGAGTCCATCAGCATCCAAAATTACTTGGCTCAAAAATTAGGAGACTCGGAATAA
- a CDS encoding thiolase family protein, with the protein MKKVYIHNPSLSVFGKHKGSQLDLSFATAKQSVHEFQSHKIQFIIYASFSPDSYNKEYHLSAKLPSRLGLRDLYSVRMETASSSGAAAFQLGVNLILSGRFDHGLVVATELMSQLSRDESNLLLGSVLSDAQRALGMSMAQGGAMITRKYLTDYGYKEDDLFAISKKLHDNGLLNPKAHIKKNLTWEDYKSQPMITSPLGLYDISPLSDGSAALVLSKDPSAISIKGMGSGTAPFLSSAEPSFLSNRIAFAKAYDEAGVSPEDIDFAELHDAFTPFELVGAEDAGFFKRGEALFQVKAGLTHPKGKIPINSSGGLKSRGHPVGASGLAQIVELCRFFEEWPEKRLAIAQSIGGLATNNFVSILERA; encoded by the coding sequence ATGAAGAAAGTTTACATTCACAATCCCTCATTGAGTGTATTCGGAAAACACAAAGGATCCCAATTGGATTTATCCTTTGCGACCGCAAAACAATCTGTACATGAGTTTCAATCTCACAAAATTCAGTTTATCATTTATGCTAGTTTTTCTCCAGATTCTTATAACAAAGAATACCACTTATCTGCAAAACTTCCCAGTCGACTTGGACTGCGTGATTTGTATTCAGTTCGAATGGAAACAGCTTCATCCTCTGGTGCTGCTGCCTTTCAATTGGGAGTGAATTTGATTCTCAGTGGAAGATTCGATCATGGTCTGGTCGTGGCAACAGAGCTCATGTCCCAACTCAGTCGCGATGAAAGTAATCTTTTGTTAGGTTCTGTTCTTTCTGATGCACAAAGAGCACTGGGAATGTCCATGGCACAGGGTGGTGCAATGATCACCCGAAAGTATTTAACTGACTATGGATATAAAGAAGATGATCTGTTTGCGATTTCAAAAAAGCTCCATGACAACGGTTTACTCAATCCCAAGGCACATATCAAAAAGAACCTAACCTGGGAAGATTATAAATCCCAACCTATGATTACAAGTCCCTTAGGATTGTATGATATCTCACCACTTTCCGATGGTTCCGCAGCCTTAGTTCTTTCCAAAGATCCAAGTGCAATCTCTATCAAAGGGATGGGTTCAGGAACGGCTCCTTTTCTTTCTTCTGCAGAACCAAGTTTTCTTTCGAATCGTATTGCTTTTGCCAAGGCCTATGACGAAGCAGGTGTTTCGCCGGAAGACATCGATTTTGCCGAATTACATGATGCATTCACTCCTTTTGAGCTGGTCGGGGCAGAAGATGCAGGTTTTTTCAAACGAGGTGAGGCACTTTTTCAGGTGAAAGCAGGGCTCACCCATCCAAAAGGAAAAATCCCCATCAATTCTTCTGGGGGACTCAAATCCAGGGGCCATCCTGTAGGTGCTTCGGGACTTGCACAAATTGTCGAACTTTGCCGGTTCTTTGAGGAATGGCCGGAAAAGCGGTTGGCAATTGCACAAAGTATAGGTGGACTTGCTACTAACAACTTTGTGTCGATACTAGAAAGAGCGTGA
- the waaF gene encoding lipopolysaccharide heptosyltransferase II: protein MPEKILIIQTAFLGDLILSTSFFHAVKTEHPGAEVHVLVNAGTESVLDNNPDLTRVWSLDKKRIKKNPFAFLHFAGLLKKENFNKVYSAHFSFRSSLLSYLTKAPIRIGYKESGFSFLHTKTVQRPKQGPHEVEKLFSLLFESYDFPSGRERRPYLFPGPIEEESFLTKKKEILSNEEGFILIAPSSLWETKRMPEEKFVSVITQILRKRKETVILIGSKADLEIENTIFRLMKTEPLQLRERSRLLSLVGKTNLKELMVWIENSKAIISNDSSPIHFASAFNTPTVMLYGATIPAFGYGSLSDRHKIMEVQGLNCRPCGIHGGRICPEGHFRCMMDQNPVRIFEALEEVIKS from the coding sequence ATGCCCGAAAAAATACTGATCATCCAAACAGCCTTCCTCGGAGACCTGATCCTATCTACTTCGTTTTTCCATGCGGTAAAAACAGAACATCCAGGAGCAGAAGTCCATGTACTCGTGAATGCAGGTACAGAGTCTGTATTGGACAATAATCCAGATTTAACAAGAGTTTGGTCTTTGGATAAAAAACGGATCAAAAAAAATCCTTTTGCCTTTTTGCATTTTGCTGGTTTGTTAAAAAAAGAAAATTTTAATAAGGTTTATTCGGCTCACTTTTCCTTTAGGTCCAGTTTACTTTCTTACCTTACCAAAGCACCAATCCGCATTGGGTACAAAGAATCTGGATTTTCTTTTTTACATACAAAGACAGTACAAAGACCAAAACAAGGACCTCACGAAGTTGAAAAACTTTTTTCCTTATTATTTGAATCCTATGATTTTCCAAGTGGAAGAGAAAGAAGGCCTTATTTGTTTCCTGGCCCAATCGAAGAAGAGTCCTTTTTAACAAAAAAGAAAGAGATCCTATCCAATGAAGAAGGTTTTATTTTAATTGCACCATCTTCTCTTTGGGAAACCAAAAGAATGCCAGAAGAAAAATTTGTGAGTGTCATTACCCAGATCCTTCGCAAAAGAAAAGAAACAGTCATTCTCATTGGAAGCAAAGCAGACTTAGAAATCGAAAATACAATCTTTAGGCTAATGAAAACCGAACCATTACAACTTAGGGAACGCAGTCGTTTGTTATCCCTTGTCGGTAAAACAAATCTAAAAGAATTAATGGTTTGGATAGAAAATTCCAAAGCGATCATTTCTAATGATTCCAGTCCGATACATTTTGCTTCTGCATTTAATACACCCACTGTGATGTTGTATGGAGCGACCATACCTGCTTTTGGTTACGGAAGTCTTTCGGATCGACATAAAATTATGGAAGTACAGGGTCTAAATTGTAGGCCCTGCGGAATCCATGGAGGTCGGATTTGTCCGGAAGGACATTTTCGTTGTATGATGGACCAAAACCCCGTCCGTATCTTTGAAGCCCTAGAGGAAGTCATCAAATCATGA
- a CDS encoding aminopeptidase P N-terminal domain-containing protein: MKLPDKKTKEYNAKLYRSRITNIQKKLKKGEIFLLFAASHKIRNRDVEYKFRQNSDFYYLTGITEEDSILVITSEVVGMFCLPKDKEKEIWTGIRLGKEKVKSMLGLDFTYDLSDWEKERPAILIGNHTLYYFFGENPDRDRELITECRNLSERAREGKFGPHRIEHPNFLHEERLTKSKEEISLLKNAAEITKLGHMRIMRESKPGMYEYELEALLDQEYLKYGSIGGGYGHIVAAGKNACILHYVSNDDILKDGDLVLVDSGAEWNYYTADVTRVFPVGKKFTEAQKTVYEIVLYAQKNAIHNSFVGIPFNEVHEKTVRFLADCLREMGFLKGSLDEIIQKGSYRKFYMHRTGHYLGMDVHDVGRYFLEGKSRPLKDGQVVTVEPGLYFDPADDSIPKEFRGIGIRIEDDILIHGKSPINLTESIPKEISDIEALKA; encoded by the coding sequence ATGAAATTACCTGATAAAAAAACAAAAGAATATAATGCAAAGTTGTATCGCAGTCGGATCACAAACATCCAAAAGAAATTAAAAAAAGGTGAGATATTTTTACTCTTTGCTGCAAGCCATAAGATACGAAACAGAGATGTAGAATATAAATTCCGTCAAAACTCTGACTTCTATTATTTAACAGGAATTACAGAAGAAGACTCCATCCTAGTCATCACAAGTGAAGTGGTAGGAATGTTTTGTTTGCCAAAGGACAAAGAAAAAGAGATCTGGACTGGGATTCGACTTGGGAAAGAAAAAGTTAAATCTATGTTAGGTTTAGATTTTACTTATGACCTATCGGACTGGGAAAAAGAAAGACCAGCAATTCTAATAGGAAATCACACACTCTATTATTTTTTTGGTGAAAACCCAGATCGTGACCGGGAACTAATCACAGAATGTCGTAATCTATCCGAAAGGGCAAGAGAAGGAAAGTTTGGTCCTCACCGTATCGAACATCCAAATTTTTTACATGAAGAAAGGTTAACTAAATCTAAAGAAGAAATATCCCTTTTAAAAAATGCAGCCGAAATTACAAAACTTGGTCATATGCGCATTATGCGAGAAAGCAAACCGGGAATGTATGAATATGAACTGGAAGCACTTCTCGATCAGGAATATTTAAAGTATGGATCCATTGGAGGTGGCTATGGGCATATTGTGGCCGCAGGAAAAAATGCCTGCATCCTCCACTATGTAAGTAACGATGATATCTTAAAAGACGGGGATTTGGTTCTAGTGGATTCCGGAGCTGAATGGAATTATTATACTGCTGATGTAACTCGAGTTTTCCCTGTGGGAAAAAAATTTACCGAAGCCCAAAAGACAGTGTACGAAATTGTCCTTTATGCACAAAAAAATGCGATTCATAATTCCTTTGTTGGAATTCCTTTTAATGAAGTGCATGAAAAAACAGTTCGATTCCTCGCGGATTGTTTAAGAGAAATGGGTTTTTTAAAAGGAAGTTTAGACGAAATTATTCAAAAGGGAAGTTATCGAAAGTTCTATATGCATAGAACAGGTCATTACCTGGGAATGGATGTTCACGATGTGGGTAGGTATTTTTTAGAAGGGAAATCTAGACCACTTAAAGACGGTCAGGTGGTAACGGTGGAACCAGGTTTGTATTTTGATCCCGCAGATGATTCTATCCCGAAAGAATTTCGAGGAATTGGAATTCGTATCGAAGATGATATTTTAATTCATGGAAAATCACCCATCAACTTAACCGAATCAATACCGAAAGAAATTTCTGATATTGAAGCTCTTAAGGCTTAA
- a CDS encoding MarR family winged helix-turn-helix transcriptional regulator has product MTRELPKRFRSVRYFDRISSEIAEIVRLEMEKLGYPGLTTSHFEILTFLLRSSVPINMTQVAKTIEKTKPTCTVLVNRLVKEGLVERNPSPSDGREWALLLSKEGKKIRQKIVTISAKLLSLQTWGISKENEDILYPILEEIYKHIRNKKEN; this is encoded by the coding sequence ATGACGAGAGAATTACCAAAACGTTTTCGATCAGTTCGTTACTTTGACCGGATCAGTTCTGAAATTGCCGAAATTGTCCGTTTAGAAATGGAAAAGTTGGGATACCCAGGTCTTACAACATCGCATTTTGAAATTCTAACTTTTCTTTTGCGAAGTTCTGTTCCCATCAATATGACACAAGTAGCCAAAACCATTGAAAAAACGAAACCTACTTGCACTGTACTTGTAAATCGTTTGGTGAAGGAAGGTCTCGTGGAACGAAATCCTTCGCCGAGTGATGGAAGAGAATGGGCTCTTTTGTTATCAAAAGAGGGGAAAAAAATTAGGCAGAAGATTGTTACGATTTCTGCCAAACTTCTTTCCTTACAAACTTGGGGTATTTCAAAAGAAAACGAGGATATTTTATATCCTATCCTCGAAGAGATTTACAAACACATCCGAAATAAAAAAGAAAATTAA
- a CDS encoding enoyl-CoA hydratase/isomerase family protein, with protein sequence MISFEEVDGTGFIQLGINDKNSFSNESFLALKQTIQKAKDSNSKVIVLKSNSPGSFSLGLDLTTVSTMDMSKDLAPFLNLFYENLKALYTLPVPTIAEVSGHALGYGAMLALVCDYRFSTEDIRFGLPEVKIGIQVPSFIYALMGEAVGYDAAKRHVLLGDAFKAKEMPTLFEEIVSNEEDLKKKSKSLQTKLKKNSLSAMKDTKSGILNVQKNLLALIETDIKSTIQSIQSKDAQEGISASVQVRRPVFTS encoded by the coding sequence ATGATTTCATTCGAAGAAGTAGACGGAACCGGTTTTATCCAATTAGGCATCAATGACAAGAACAGTTTTTCTAACGAATCGTTTTTGGCATTGAAACAGACAATCCAAAAAGCAAAAGATTCTAATTCCAAAGTCATTGTTTTAAAAAGTAATTCTCCTGGTAGTTTTTCTCTAGGACTAGACCTAACTACTGTCAGCACCATGGATATGTCAAAAGATCTTGCGCCATTCCTAAATTTGTTTTATGAAAACTTAAAAGCTCTATACACCCTTCCTGTTCCAACGATTGCCGAAGTATCGGGCCATGCTTTGGGTTACGGGGCGATGTTGGCCCTTGTATGTGACTACAGATTTTCTACAGAAGACATTCGTTTTGGATTACCAGAAGTGAAAATTGGAATCCAAGTTCCTTCCTTTATTTATGCTTTGATGGGAGAAGCGGTTGGATACGATGCTGCCAAAAGGCATGTTTTATTAGGTGATGCTTTCAAAGCGAAAGAGATGCCCACTTTGTTTGAAGAAATTGTTTCAAACGAAGAAGACTTAAAGAAAAAATCTAAGTCATTGCAAACTAAACTCAAAAAAAACTCTCTTTCTGCAATGAAAGATACGAAATCTGGAATTTTGAATGTACAAAAAAATCTATTAGCACTGATTGAAACAGACATCAAATCCACAATCCAAAGTATCCAATCCAAAGATGCACAGGAAGGAATTTCCGCTTCCGTACAAGTGAGAAGGCCTGTCTTTACTTCTTAA
- a CDS encoding M20 metallopeptidase family protein, with product MKAYPSVRKEEMVRYRRTFHQFPELKYEERETASFVKSHLESLGFQVESGIAETGLVALFDSGIPGKTVLVRADMDALPIHEENTHEYKSKTPGKMHACGHDGHTSILMALSSELKTAFSEFVPKGRVLLCFQPAEEGGSGADRMIASGILDRYKVDSVFALHVWNHIDLGKVGVVNGTMMASVDEFKITLKGTSGHGAMPQHTVDPIVVGSHLVTALQTLVPRNVDPLEPCVVTVGSFHAGNAFNVIPETATLHGTVRTYSKSVYEMIPKRMEALVSQVAAGFGAKIEFEYNRIDKPTINDPTMADIVRTAAKNVLGEDSLTEENTRTMGGEDFSAFLMERPGCYFFIGSRNESKGLVHPHHSSFFDFDEDALPIGLCVMKEVIKTYLLNSK from the coding sequence ATGAAAGCCTATCCTAGTGTGCGAAAAGAGGAAATGGTTCGTTACAGACGGACCTTCCACCAATTCCCTGAGCTAAAATATGAAGAAAGGGAAACTGCCTCTTTTGTGAAGAGCCATTTGGAATCTCTTGGTTTTCAAGTGGAATCAGGAATAGCTGAAACTGGGCTTGTGGCACTTTTTGATTCAGGCATTCCAGGTAAAACTGTCCTTGTCCGTGCGGATATGGATGCCCTTCCTATCCATGAAGAAAACACTCACGAATATAAAAGTAAAACCCCCGGAAAGATGCATGCCTGTGGCCACGATGGACATACGAGCATTCTTATGGCGCTTTCTTCTGAACTAAAAACCGCATTTTCTGAATTTGTTCCGAAAGGGCGAGTCCTCCTCTGCTTTCAACCTGCAGAAGAAGGAGGGTCTGGAGCCGACCGAATGATTGCTTCGGGAATTTTAGATCGATACAAAGTGGATTCGGTTTTTGCTCTACATGTTTGGAACCATATTGATTTAGGAAAAGTCGGAGTTGTGAACGGAACCATGATGGCTTCTGTGGACGAATTCAAAATCACTTTGAAAGGAACTTCTGGGCACGGGGCTATGCCACAACATACAGTAGATCCTATTGTTGTGGGTTCTCACTTAGTCACTGCCTTACAAACACTGGTTCCGCGTAATGTAGACCCCCTAGAGCCCTGTGTGGTGACTGTGGGATCCTTCCATGCAGGCAATGCATTCAATGTGATTCCAGAAACTGCCACCCTCCATGGAACCGTCAGAACTTATTCGAAATCAGTGTATGAAATGATTCCCAAACGGATGGAAGCTCTTGTTTCTCAAGTAGCCGCAGGATTTGGTGCTAAAATTGAGTTTGAATACAACCGGATCGACAAACCCACAATCAACGACCCTACTATGGCTGATATTGTCCGGACAGCGGCAAAGAATGTTTTAGGAGAGGATTCTCTCACAGAAGAAAACACCAGAACTATGGGTGGGGAAGATTTTTCCGCCTTTCTTATGGAGCGTCCCGGTTGTTATTTTTTTATCGGTTCCAGAAACGAATCCAAGGGACTTGTGCACCCGCACCACAGTTCATTTTTTGATTTTGATGAAGATGCTCTTCCCATTGGACTTTGTGTCATGAAAGAAGTCATTAAAACTTACCTCTTAAATTCCAAATAA
- a CDS encoding TolC family protein has translation MQLSQWENGNTIPDSLQSAGNGPKKLRLSITQAIEQVIENNTIVQNAKLEIVKADSPEWKNESKYSWKALASIQSSKQLFPDNRNNIFAGTIRSQDRISAGIEKQFKTGTYFKTEISTIRYDVNAFENPNSQTAGFGSLLAAPPMYTGALSAILSQELLKYGFGKNEADKEKLLKNQTLLVRENYINILTQLVVKILVDYWSLSIVDSRIATYEKVSKNTEEIRRLTLRKTGLGLSEGFEVNQWNQAYLRTQSLLEKAKVDRIEAERNLVRILNVDTGSSIEGVTDLSETLPTEINLKADKEYALSRRTDYLILKREREIAKLALNTALAEDDPSLLATFSYSSIGQNFNSPQDNFIARQRGITSFNHPQILAELKMSYPLWDLGIKAGIRDAETNLKINEMKIQNLEQEITQEIDNRHEALIASHALLKDLMKTRKETEIFYNGLMERFRQGRYTAVNVKNALDSLANVELAVTQAKINFNINLVRYELAKNSLFEKYGLDLYSILEEVEKRAKQETDKL, from the coding sequence ATGCAACTTTCCCAGTGGGAAAACGGCAATACAATCCCAGATTCTCTCCAGTCAGCTGGGAATGGTCCTAAAAAACTTCGCCTAAGCATTACACAAGCAATCGAACAAGTTATAGAAAACAATACCATTGTTCAAAATGCAAAATTAGAAATTGTGAAAGCGGACAGTCCCGAATGGAAAAACGAGTCCAAATATAGTTGGAAGGCTTTGGCAAGTATCCAATCCTCCAAACAGTTGTTTCCCGATAACCGAAATAACATCTTTGCGGGAACAATTCGATCCCAAGACCGAATCTCGGCAGGAATCGAAAAACAATTTAAAACCGGAACTTATTTCAAAACAGAAATCAGTACGATTCGTTATGACGTAAATGCTTTTGAAAATCCAAATTCACAAACAGCTGGGTTTGGAAGTTTACTGGCAGCTCCACCAATGTATACGGGAGCTCTCTCAGCCATCCTTTCGCAAGAACTACTCAAATATGGATTTGGGAAAAACGAAGCCGACAAGGAAAAACTTCTCAAAAACCAAACCTTACTTGTACGAGAAAACTATATCAATATCTTAACACAACTGGTAGTGAAGATTCTCGTTGATTACTGGTCACTCAGCATTGTGGATTCGCGAATTGCGACTTACGAAAAAGTTTCAAAAAATACGGAAGAAATCCGACGTTTGACTTTACGTAAAACGGGTCTTGGACTTTCCGAAGGATTTGAAGTCAACCAATGGAACCAGGCATATTTACGCACTCAGTCCCTACTTGAAAAAGCAAAAGTGGACCGAATTGAAGCGGAAAGAAATTTAGTTCGCATTCTCAATGTGGATACAGGTTCTTCCATTGAAGGAGTCACAGACTTAAGCGAAACTCTACCGACAGAAATCAATTTGAAAGCTGACAAAGAGTATGCACTTTCTCGTAGAACGGATTACCTTATCCTAAAGAGAGAAAGAGAAATTGCGAAACTTGCACTAAACACTGCACTAGCAGAAGATGATCCTTCCCTGCTTGCCACGTTTTCTTATAGCTCCATTGGACAAAATTTCAATTCTCCTCAAGACAATTTCATTGCTCGCCAAAGGGGAATCACATCTTTCAATCATCCACAAATTCTGGCTGAGTTAAAGATGTCTTATCCTCTTTGGGATTTAGGAATCAAAGCGGGAATCCGAGATGCAGAAACCAATCTCAAGATAAATGAGATGAAAATCCAAAACTTGGAACAAGAAATTACCCAAGAAATTGACAATCGTCATGAAGCCCTCATTGCAAGTCATGCCCTACTCAAAGACTTAATGAAAACTCGGAAAGAAACTGAAATTTTTTATAATGGGCTTATGGAAAGGTTTCGCCAAGGTCGTTATACCGCTGTTAACGTAAAAAATGCTCTAGATAGTTTGGCAAATGTGGAACTAGCTGTGACACAAGCTAAGATCAATTTTAATATCAATTTAGTTCGTTATGAGTTGGCAAAAAATTCTCTTTTTGAGAAATATGGACTCGATCTCTATTCCATTTTGGAAGAAGTCGAAAAGAGAGCCAAACAAGAAACTGACAAATTATGA
- a CDS encoding thioredoxin domain-containing protein, whose product MSKKPNRLVHEKSPYLLQHAHNPVDWFPWGTEAFEKAQKEDKIILLSIGYSTCHWCHVMERESFEDDSTAEVLNRDFVCIKLDREERPDIDKIYMDALHAMGTQGGWPLNMFLTPKKEPILGGTYFPPENRYGKRSFKEVLRLVSDAWKNQRGELISAAEDLTNYLRDNETRTNEGKVPGTEIIEHNFERYLQVYDKEFFGFKTNTVNKFPPSMALSFLVEYNLRKNEPRALEMAFNTAYAMKFGGIYDQVGGGICRYATDHEWLVPHFEKMLYDNSLFVEALSSLYKATGDSFFLDSIREIVTYIRRDMTLEFGGIASAEDADSEGEEGKFYLWKHAEFISLVPDEEIQGFWNVTEEGNFEHQNILNLYWKGKNPFVEGILFKPEFIEKLQRAKVKLLAERSQRIRPLRDDKVLTSWNCLWIRALLSAYEVSGEKEYLADAKKVYEFLTKYLVAEDGAILRRYREGEAKYFGTLSDYAEFLWVSFKLFQLDENLEAYQKGKKSLEYLFSHFASEAGPFYESYHGNEDLIVRTIEGYDGVEPSGNSTILHLFHLLHSLGYKEKDLLSKANSIFAYFLPELTQNSLSYPSMISAFQKFQYPSKEVLVVYKDKDVKEVESIRNQLGKLKDPNLVWLVLEETKSKVLAPELDLLMERSAGSGMAFYVCRNFTCELPKDNWKDALALIQQ is encoded by the coding sequence ATGTCGAAAAAACCGAATCGTCTGGTTCATGAAAAAAGTCCTTATCTGTTACAACATGCACACAATCCCGTAGATTGGTTTCCTTGGGGAACGGAGGCCTTCGAAAAAGCCCAAAAAGAAGATAAAATCATCCTTTTGTCCATTGGATATTCCACTTGTCACTGGTGCCATGTGATGGAACGGGAATCATTTGAAGATGATTCCACAGCGGAAGTTTTAAACCGTGATTTCGTATGCATCAAGTTAGACAGAGAAGAACGCCCAGACATCGATAAAATTTATATGGATGCCTTACATGCGATGGGAACCCAAGGTGGTTGGCCACTCAATATGTTTCTTACTCCAAAGAAAGAACCCATCCTCGGAGGTACCTATTTTCCTCCTGAAAATCGCTACGGAAAACGTAGTTTCAAGGAAGTTCTCCGTTTGGTTTCGGATGCATGGAAAAACCAAAGGGGAGAACTTATCTCCGCTGCTGAAGATTTGACAAATTATTTACGGGATAACGAAACAAGAACTAATGAAGGCAAGGTTCCTGGAACCGAAATCATTGAACATAATTTTGAACGATACCTCCAAGTGTACGATAAAGAGTTTTTTGGATTCAAAACCAATACTGTGAATAAATTTCCACCGAGTATGGCTTTAAGTTTTCTTGTGGAATACAATTTAAGAAAAAATGAACCTCGAGCCTTAGAGATGGCCTTTAACACGGCTTATGCCATGAAGTTCGGAGGAATCTACGACCAAGTGGGGGGTGGAATTTGCCGTTATGCGACAGACCATGAATGGCTTGTACCGCATTTTGAAAAAATGTTGTATGATAATTCCTTATTTGTGGAAGCACTTTCTTCATTGTATAAAGCGACTGGGGATTCTTTCTTTTTAGATAGTATCCGAGAAATTGTGACCTATATTCGAAGAGATATGACTCTAGAATTTGGGGGCATCGCTAGTGCCGAAGATGCTGATTCGGAAGGAGAAGAAGGGAAATTTTATCTATGGAAACATGCGGAATTTATCTCTTTAGTTCCAGACGAAGAAATACAAGGATTCTGGAATGTTACGGAAGAAGGTAATTTTGAACACCAAAACATCCTAAATCTCTATTGGAAGGGAAAAAATCCTTTTGTTGAAGGAATTCTATTCAAACCAGAGTTTATAGAAAAATTGCAAAGAGCCAAGGTAAAATTACTCGCAGAACGCAGTCAAAGGATTCGACCTTTACGTGATGATAAAGTATTAACTTCCTGGAATTGCCTTTGGATCCGAGCTCTTCTTTCTGCGTATGAGGTTTCTGGAGAAAAGGAATATTTGGCAGATGCCAAAAAAGTATATGAATTCCTAACTAAGTATTTAGTTGCAGAAGACGGAGCAATCCTCAGACGTTACCGAGAAGGAGAGGCCAAATACTTTGGAACCCTTTCTGATTATGCAGAATTTCTTTGGGTTTCTTTCAAACTTTTTCAATTGGATGAAAATCTGGAGGCTTACCAAAAAGGGAAAAAATCATTGGAATATTTGTTTTCTCATTTTGCATCGGAAGCTGGTCCCTTTTACGAATCCTATCATGGAAATGAAGATTTAATTGTCAGAACGATAGAAGGTTATGATGGAGTGGAACCTTCTGGAAATTCTACCATCTTACATCTGTTCCATCTTTTACATTCACTCGGATATAAAGAAAAGGATTTGTTATCCAAGGCCAATTCGATTTTTGCGTACTTTCTGCCAGAACTCACTCAAAACTCTTTGAGTTATCCTTCTATGATTTCCGCGTTTCAAAAATTTCAATACCCTTCGAAAGAAGTGCTTGTGGTATACAAAGACAAAGATGTGAAAGAAGTAGAATCGATCCGAAATCAATTAGGAAAACTAAAAGATCCGAATCTCGTCTGGTTGGTTTTAGAAGAAACTAAGTCAAAAGTTTTAGCACCGGAATTAGATCTTCTTATGGAAAGGAGTGCAGGTTCCGGTATGGCATTTTATGTCTGTCGAAATTTTACTTGCGAATTGCCAAAAGACAATTGGAAAGATGCTCTCGCTCTTATACAGCAATAG
- the rsfS gene encoding ribosome silencing factor: MPNISAETLEHLKKIKQTLIDKKCENIQFLDLKDVHSYLSLFVLATVKTETQGRSCAKDIDKYMKPLKLAVKRQNLADLPKDATGWILLDYGEICVHIMTDEMRTYYSLDRLWGDAAPIAV, from the coding sequence ATGCCGAATATCAGTGCTGAGACATTAGAACACCTCAAAAAAATTAAACAGACATTAATTGATAAAAAATGTGAAAATATCCAATTTTTGGATCTAAAAGATGTACATAGTTATTTATCCTTATTTGTTCTGGCGACTGTGAAAACAGAAACCCAAGGAAGGTCATGCGCCAAAGACATTGATAAGTACATGAAACCTTTAAAACTTGCGGTAAAACGCCAGAACCTAGCGGACCTTCCCAAAGATGCCACAGGTTGGATCCTTCTCGATTACGGCGAAATTTGTGTACATATTATGACTGACGAAATGAGAACCTATTATTCGTTAGATCGCCTTTGGGGTGATGCGGCTCCTATTGCTGTATAA